The sequence below is a genomic window from Candidatus Schekmanbacteria bacterium.
CCACGGTTCTAAAAAGCTCACAGAAAAAGAAGGTTACCGTATTCGTGCCGGCAATTATCGTATTCTCTATACGGTAGACGATACAGCCAAAACGGTTATTGTATATAGAATAAAGATTAAAGGAAAAACTACCTATAAGTAACATTTTTTCCTCTGGTTTAATTTTTTTAATTACGAAATTCCTTACTCTTAATTTATCAAATGCACTGCTTCAGTGAATCCAGTCCCAGCGCCATTCTCAATGTCAATATTACATCTGAAATATCCACTATGCCGTCATTGTT
It includes:
- a CDS encoding type II toxin-antitoxin system RelE/ParE family toxin; this encodes MIYKIIIERKAEKEAEKIPIKYRTAIDRAILSLTSNPRPHGSKKLTEKEGYRIRAGNYRILYTVDDTAKTVIVYRIKIKGKTTYK